The stretch of DNA ATGAGATTGTTGCAGTCTTTCACCAGAGACGAGACGGAGTCTTGGCGCATGCTAGGTTTCAAGGAGAAGATCAAAAAGATACCCATGGACACACGGTCATCGCGGCACCGTTTCTTTTGTTGGATGTTGGTGGCCAAAATGGCTCTTTCCCACTTGAACTCGTACAAGCCTCGACACCCTTACATGTACAAACGCTTCCAGCACAATCCCATTTTGATAGAAGGTTTGCTGAAATGTCCTTCAGTCTTGATCGTTCACGTAATCCTAGCGCTACTGTACCTAAATCCTTCCTTGAGGGGGTCCGGGGGAGTGACAAACATGCGATGCCTCATATGCGTCGTACTGATGGAAACGTTTTTGAACTGGCGCGCAATCTACTTTCTCGACTAGGTGGTGAAGTCATTGAATGAGGTTTAGTGTAGCTTTAGCTTATTCGTGAACATAAAATAAGTTGAAAGCATTGTGCTTCCATTTTTGGGTTGTCCAGGGGAGATAAAATGGGTTTTATTCCTCTTCTTGCTCAAGTTTTGAGAAGTAATGCTTCAGTTTTGGTTGAAGGAAGGCATCAATTTGAGCTTCGAATTGGGCGACACACATGGAGAGATGGTTTTTAAGCTTGTTCAGTCGCCATCGCTGGATTGCGCCTTTCTCTTCAGAGGGAGAGCCGACGAGGCTGCTTATATTTCCCGCTAAACTGAAGCATGTTTTTGCAAGACTTGGGGCATCTTCTCCTGCAAAATATGGAGACTGAATTAGTGCTTGCAATGAGGAGTGTGAATGTCGGGCTAGCTCAATATTATTAAATGCTAGTAAACCTTCGATTTCTGACAAAGTAACATTGCAGATGCTGCTGAGCTCCATCGCCTGTTTGACAGTGGCGTTGAGTTCATCCAAAGATTCGAGCAGAAAACTGCTTTTTATTGCATCCTCTAAGTCCCTCACCCTCCCTTGTAGTGTTCCAAAGATTTGGTCTATTTCGGCATGTGCTTCTTCGGCACTTTTCACTGGATCAGGAACCATGCCTAATCTGACCCCAAGTTGTTCTGGAATGGTTCTTTTTTTTCCTCTGTTCAGTTATAACTCTAGCTTCGTAAGCCTGAAGAACTTGTGCAAGAATACCCATAAGCTGGTCTGCAATCACCTCCCTTGCAAAGCGTATTTGAGGGGCAAGTTGATCTCTTTCTCCGCTTTTGATTTTTACCGCTAATCGGTGAAGCAGATGTTCAATCAAACGATATTGAATTTCTTTGCTTCTCACTTGAGTAGGTTCAATCCCACCTAGTTCATGCATGCTACTCCCAAAGAGAGCTTCTTCCACTCCTTTTGGAAGACTAGCTCCAGGCTCCACTAAACTCTTGATGATGTCATCAGAAGTAGGTCTTGGTACCATCAATTGAGTTTCAGGCATATCTTCCTAGGCTTAATGTTGGAAGTTAATATAAATTATTTGGTAGAACTGTCAAGTTCTGCCGTATTTCAATTGGCTTGAACAAAAGAAAATCCCTTGCCCCTACGACAAAACCCGATTACAAACATAAAATAAGTTGTAAACATTGTGGCTCCATTTGACTTCAGGTTGCAATTATGTTTTAATTGTGCCTTTTAAGTATCCTAAAATGAAGCTAAGAGAGGTGATTGCTGGCATATTTCTCGTAAGTTCGCCTGGACTTGCAGCTTGTACGAATAGTCCACAAATTGAAGCGGCCCCACGAGTGGAAGGTTTGGCACCCGATTTAGAGGCGCTTGAGCTAGGACAAGAAGTGAAACGCTCTCTGGAAGAAACAGCTCAGGCACTATCAAATCTACATTCGCAATGCAAGGTATCAAAAGATGATGAGGCCGTATTATGGCTAGGAAATACTAGTTTCACGCCCGTCAAAGGGTACCAAACTGAAACGGAAAAAGGAGATGTTTATGTTTTTCGTTACGATGGGCTAATACCAGACGAAGACAAAACAGGTCGTAAAATTCCTCTGCATGAATTTTACATAGTTCAGCCTGAGAAAGGAACGATGCTTATGGTGACTGAGAAAGATGGGGAGTTGAGCGAACTGAAGGCCCTTCACTACACAGGGAATATGGTGGATGCAGCTGGTAAAATACTGGGACCTTTAGCATTGAGTAAAACGACAAGTGGTATTTCATTCAATGTAGATTTGTCACAAGAGGTAGATGCACTGACAACTGCTTTTGGTGAACTCCGAGGAGGATGTCCTAGCCGATACATTGTGCCTGGAAATTCAAACCAAGCTTATCAAAGCAATATCTATCTTATGTTCTCTGAAAACAGAGGTTGGAGCAATCCAGATTTAAGAATACATCAGGACTGGATTGAATCGGGGATTGCTCGAATTGGGTCGACCTGTGGACAAGCTGCCAACGATACTCGAGAGGCATATCAAGAAGTCACTCGAGATTACTCATTTCGCTATTATCCAGAAGATTGGGATATAGCACAGGATAGTAGCGGTGCAGTTGATGGCAATATTATCTATGTTAATGGGGGAACTGGAGTATCAGCAGTGATCGTACATGAAATGACTCACGGCCTAACGCCTATCCCATATGGCATGGGACTTTACACCCTTTTCAGCGAAGGAGTGGCTGACGTTCTGACTCACATCTCAGGCCTGTCTCTCCCCTCATATAAAGCATATGTCGATGAAAGCCTGCTCAGTGCAGCTTTGGGCCCTAAACTATATTGTGCACCACTCAATGACCCTACTTTCTTTTATAATAACACCCAAGTAAGTACGCATAATCCCTCTTTGCGCCAATTATCTGATGATTTCGTAGAAGGTTGGGGCATCAATAGGGCAGATAAAGAAAAAGTATGGGCGATCTTTAACCCTGAAAGAGGTAGAAATAGACAGTATCAAGATTCTATCACCGTTCGAATCCCAGAACTCAAACGTATTCTTGAACGAAATCACATAGATTGGGATACATTTTTACTCGCAGTTGATCCCACATCTGGAAGGCTAGCTGCAGAATGGCGGGAGCTCTAGCATAAAAAACCCCTTCCCACTGCGACAAAACCCGATTACAAACATAAAATAAGTTGGAAACATTGTGCTTCCATTTTTAATGGTACTTTAAAAGTGCGCCGTGTATAGTTGGCTTACATTCCTTATCTCCATGTTATGAAAAAGAAACACATACCCTTTCTGGTTGTAGGTCTTTTGGTAGTTCTATTTGTCACTGCAGCTTTTTCTGATTTTGATAAACTTAAAGCTGCATTTTCGGGCGCTTTTACTCCAAGGGACATAGTGGTGTCTCCTAGCGGCTCGGACACGGGAGCGGGAAGCTCTACAGATCCTATGTCTCTGGAAGGCGCATTAGCCTCAGCGCCTAGTGGAGCTACGCTAGTGCTTTTATCTGGGACTTATCCTGTGGAAGAACCTTTGGCATTGGACCGTGAACTTTCAATGAAAGGGAGAGGAGGAGCTGTAATTGACTGTTCAGAGATCGATAGTGACCTATGGTGTATGGAGTTTGGGCCTGGTATTGGAGACAGTGTACGCTTTGAAAATTTCACCTTCACTCATGCGCTAAACGGGGTTCATATCCAAGGTGGATCCCCAGAGTTCGAAGACATGACCTTTCTCCGTGGAACATTAGAAGACTCATCTGGTTCAATGGATGAGTCCTACTTCCTAGTCAGCGTGGAAGACGGTTCTGCAGATTTTAATATAATAAACAGTAAATTTTCTGTCGCAGGCTCACGGTTTGGAGGCACAGGCTATGAAGGGGTTGATGGATTACCCTTTGGCTTACACATTACTGACGGCTCCTCTGCTACAGTCACTGGTATGGATTGCCAGGGGTATTACTTTTCATGCGTGCTCTTTACTGGTGGTGGAAGTAGTGGTGAAGTAAGAAATTCACTATTTGCGGCCGTTGATTCAGGAGTCATGATTGATGAAGGTGCGGGTGGAGTCGACATTCTAGGCAATGGTTTTATCTACATCTATGGGAATGCGATCTATTTTGGGGAAGGAGTGGGTGAATCATTTATTGCTCAAAATCAATTTGCTTACATAGACCATTCCAGTGTGTACTTTAATGATTTTGCTGAAAATGTTGAAGCTGAATTGATGGCAAATTTCTTCAGACCAGGTGGGCCTTTTGAGGGAGATCTTTCTTACAGCACGGATAGCTTCGTGGGTGAATTGGATATTACGAGTGGATACGACTTGTATGTTGATGAGGTGGAAGACTTGTATGTTCACCATAATTTCTTTGAAGGGACCGAGGATAGAACTGCGATTCTTATTAGGGGCGGTACTGATCCAATTGATGGGAATCTACTCATAGAGCAGAATTGGTTTGATGACTATGCAATTGCCATTGCTCTGTCTGCTGAAATTAAAAACCTAATCGTCAACAATGTATTTTTGAATATGACGAGGGCTATCGTTGCTGGTGGAACTATTACATTTGCCTACAATACACTTGTCGGCGGTGAAATCGGTCTGGATCATTTTAGTGACTATCCAAGTTTGATTGTGGACAATATATTCGTTGGCTTTGATGCTTTTGCCATTACTAGTGCACTAAGTTTCACTGATAGTGTTCAGATGGGTTTCAATGCTTTTTTTGACAATGGAACGGATATTGATGGAGTCCTCGATTATGATGACCTAGGGGGCAATGTCTATGATGATCCTGACTTTGTGGATTCTGATGAAAATGATTTCCATTTAGAAGCTGGTTCACCTCTGATCGATGTAGGCTCTGGATTTGTTAGTGTGTCAGGCGACTATGAGGCTGATCCACGCGTAGTGCCGGACATTGGTGCCTTCGAGTACTAATGAGGGGCGCATCCTTTCTGATTGTTGTTTGGGCATTGTTTGTCCCCTTGGTGATTTCCCCTTGGGGATTTGACACCTTTGAAACTCCGAAAAATGTTCTTTTCAAAAGTGCATTGGCGCTTGTTTTTATGCTGTGGGGAGGTGCTCATATCTTTGGGAAAACATCTATTGGGCCAAGACTGACCCACAAAGAATGGTTGATGCTTGCTGGATTTCTTGTGATTCTTGGCTTATCAATGCTGACCAGCGTTCATCCTGAGCTTAGTTTTTGGGGCAGTCTTGGCAGGCAAGGTGGGGTTATTAATTATTTAGCTTACGCTGCGATCTTTGTTGTAGGTATTCAACTATTTGGAGAATCTTCTACCCGCGCAAACAAAAATCGACAACTTTTTCTAAAATGCGTTCTTATCGCAGGAGTTTTAATGTCAATAATCGCATTACTGCAGAGAGCAGGAATGTACTTTTTTGGACAAAATCTGATAGATGGTTTCGCTGGCCGCTCATTTTCCACGATAGGAAACCCTACCATGATGGGCGCTTATCTGATTTTCCCCATTGGCGCTGCACTAGCTCTTCTACAAAACTCTAAACTCAAAGAGCGTGACTGGTGGCCTGCAATACTATGGGGTGCCATTGCCTTGATGGTGGCGGCTCTTTTTGCTGCAGAAAACCGTGCGAGCATTCTTGCTCTAGGTGTAATGGCTATGCTGCACGGTCTGTTTCTTTTACGATTACGAAATCGTACAAAGTTCTTGCTATTTTCCCTGGGAATAATCGCACTGATGAGTGGTCTATACTTATTCAAGGATGAAGTCAGATCGCTGGCCTCACGCTGGAGCATATGGACCAGTTGCATTGAATGGCTCAGTCAAAATCCATTTGTAGGCAGTGGAGCTGAAAGTTTTGGCCTAATCTTTGAATCCATAGTTCGGCCCGACTTCTTTGAAACAGAGACCTACTTGAGTCTAGCGGACCGCCCCCATAATGAATTTTTAGAATGGTGGATACACTTTGGCTTACTGGGTGCTCTTTTTTATGTGTGGCTGGTTGTTAGCTTGGTGAAGGCATGGCTCACTCAGACACCTCAACAGAAGCACCTAAAGCCTGAAGCCTACTGGATTGGACTCGCTCTAATCGGGTTTTTGGTAAGCAATCAGTTTAGTTTTTCAATCGCAATACATGGACTGTACTTTGCACTTTTCTTAGCTTTTCTGATTTCTTACTGCCCTCGTAAAGGTGTTGCACTTAAACCTGTCTTTACAAAAGTAGTAGCGAGTTTGGCTTTTGTGGCGGGCCTAGGGCTTTTGATTATACAAGGAAGTATCCTGATAAAGGATAGTCAAATGTCCTCTGCTGTCTCAGCTTTTAAGAATGGTCACGCTGAAGAACTTGCAATGCATCTTGAAGCAATGAGTCGCTGGCAACCTCACTATCCAGAGTACTACCTGGCAGGAACTGATCTGGCGATTGCCTCAGGAGACCTGGCTCTAGCTCAGCAGCTTAATGGCGTGCACCGTCGCATCACTCATGATGGAGCACAAGCTCTTCTAGTGGCAGCTGAAATCTCCTTTTACATGGATGACCATGAGGCAACTCTCGCAATCTATGAATCTCTGGAAGCTGATGGTCGTAATCTACCTCTTCTCTATCAACATTGGGCGCGTGTGTTAGTGATTTTGGAAGATTTTGAGGCTGCAGCACAAACCTTTGACAAACTTTTTGTCCTTTTACCTGATTACTGGAAAGCAAATCCAGACCAAACTGAACTGATGAGCTTTGAACAGAGAATTTTCTGGAAACAACATCCCTGGTTTGTAGATGTACTTGAAGATGCTAAGAAAGCATATGAAGAAACGGGTAGAACTGAGAGTTTGCAAAGCAAATGGATACCCTGATAGATCAATGCCGTAGGCTTGTAATGGCACATTTACGCATAGGTGGTGACCTTTTTTAGAAACAGAGATCCTTAACTAGTCTACCCATCGTTTCCACCAATTATTATTTCGCGACAGGAGGGTGGGGGCTCATCCAAATCGCCTTGGAAAATGCGTTGAATTTGCTATGATGACCTCTTGTTGTAGGGCTAACCCTGCGTTTATGACATCCCAAGATTCACAAAATGTTCGAGATTGGCTGGAAAGCGGTCCCTATGAGCGCGCTATCGCACCATTTAAGAAGGACTTGAGAAATTTTGCCCCATTTCAATTGGAACGGGTGGCTCTTAGCGTGGAGGGAATATTAAGGCAAGCCCCTCTCCAGCTCCAGGACTGCGACCTCGTGTTAAATCCCGTTGCATCGCTTGGGAAGCTCTCCGCTGTACTCAAAGGTTACCTGGCGGTGGGGACGGAAGGCCTGTGGCAT from Candidatus Gracilibacteria bacterium encodes:
- a CDS encoding O-antigen ligase family protein, encoding MISPWGFDTFETPKNVLFKSALALVFMLWGGAHIFGKTSIGPRLTHKEWLMLAGFLVILGLSMLTSVHPELSFWGSLGRQGGVINYLAYAAIFVVGIQLFGESSTRANKNRQLFLKCVLIAGVLMSIIALLQRAGMYFFGQNLIDGFAGRSFSTIGNPTMMGAYLIFPIGAALALLQNSKLKERDWWPAILWGAIALMVAALFAAENRASILALGVMAMLHGLFLLRLRNRTKFLLFSLGIIALMSGLYLFKDEVRSLASRWSIWTSCIEWLSQNPFVGSGAESFGLIFESIVRPDFFETETYLSLADRPHNEFLEWWIHFGLLGALFYVWLVVSLVKAWLTQTPQQKHLKPEAYWIGLALIGFLVSNQFSFSIAIHGLYFALFLAFLISYCPRKGVALKPVFTKVVASLAFVAGLGLLIIQGSILIKDSQMSSAVSAFKNGHAEELAMHLEAMSRWQPHYPEYYLAGTDLAIASGDLALAQQLNGVHRRITHDGAQALLVAAEISFYMDDHEATLAIYESLEADGRNLPLLYQHWARVLVILEDFEAAAQTFDKLFVLLPDYWKANPDQTELMSFEQRIFWKQHPWFVDVLEDAKKAYEETGRTESLQSKWIPG